A stretch of Pseudophryne corroboree isolate aPseCor3 chromosome 9, aPseCor3.hap2, whole genome shotgun sequence DNA encodes these proteins:
- the LOC134957463 gene encoding uncharacterized protein LOC134957463 isoform X1 has protein sequence MTKDTVDLGLFLPSAALLTIIPPMEQPTMIPFQTRSTVRQRSSTATPHPTLPRDADGGNAGSSSANAPPLRRPSQGSVTVARRPSKRRRLEAESPAPASPPQRRISAVSALPPLAILASPQSEDPQSPQLSEPAIMPEDAQQESVQQDAYTLHLQPIDDTQPTTPQDIPQPPQTSHSPQLSTTPGQTPMGPEFWSGWAKQQAQNYACLNTHSQYLACLPHHLPRLARNSGRLIVQVARIANSMEQMRADNCQMQANLVRIMDEHQRQQQSLIQIIQHNQIINDNISRIIASHTAANTQLTASLNILSQSLNVLAAHQVSSSSGTTTPNQTPVQSPVRRSSRTRSNDPGQSSAPSTHTKKKKNLVCS, from the exons atgacaaaagacacagtggatttaggaCTGTTCCTACCATCCGCAGCGCTGCTCACAATCATACCACCGATGGAGCAGCCTACAATGATCCCTTTTCAAACTCG ttctacagtacgccagagaagcagcacagccacgccacatcccacactgccaagagatgcagatggtggcaatgccg gttcttcttctgcaaacgcccctccactaaggcgcccatcacagggctcggttactgtggctaggaGGCCAAGCaaaagacgccgtcttgaggctgaatccccagcaccagcatcaccaccccaacggcgcatctccgcagtgtcggccctgccaccactagctattttggccagcccacaaagtgaggatccacaatcccctcagttgtctg aaccagccatcatgcccgaggatgcccagcaggaaagtgtaCAGCAGGATGCATACACTCTTCACCTGCAACCCATAGAtgatacccagccaaccacgccgcaggacataccccaaccaccccaaacatcccacagcccccaattgagcacaacaccaggCCAGACaccaatgggccctgagttttggagcggtTGGGCCaaacaacaggcacaaaactatgcgtgccttaacacccacagccaatacctggcatgtctgccccatcatctgcctagactggctcGAAACTCTGGCAGACTTATCGTTCAAGTGGCAAGAATAGCAAAttcaatggaacagatgagggcagacaactgccaAATGCAAGCAAATCTCGTAAGAATCATGGATGAACATCAGCGCCAACAACAATCACTAATTCAGAtcatccaacacaaccaaattatcAATGACAACATATCCCGAAtcatagcaagccacactgcagctaatacgcaactcactgccagcctcaatatactcagccaaagccttaatgttttggcagcacaccaagtcagctctagctcggggacaactacaccaaaccagaccccagttcaatccccagttagacgctccagtcgAACCAGGAGCAACGATCCAGGCCAAtcatcggcacccagcacacacacgaaaaaaaaaaaaaatcttgtctgCAGCTAA
- the LOC134957463 gene encoding uncharacterized protein LOC134957463 isoform X2 has product MTSWTRMHPSLQLVPEVLNEAKILTLSCSTVRQRSSTATPHPTLPRDADGGNAGSSSANAPPLRRPSQGSVTVARRPSKRRRLEAESPAPASPPQRRISAVSALPPLAILASPQSEDPQSPQLSEPAIMPEDAQQESVQQDAYTLHLQPIDDTQPTTPQDIPQPPQTSHSPQLSTTPGQTPMGPEFWSGWAKQQAQNYACLNTHSQYLACLPHHLPRLARNSGRLIVQVARIANSMEQMRADNCQMQANLVRIMDEHQRQQQSLIQIIQHNQIINDNISRIIASHTAANTQLTASLNILSQSLNVLAAHQVSSSSGTTTPNQTPVQSPVRRSSRTRSNDPGQSSAPSTHTKKKKNLVCS; this is encoded by the exons ttctacagtacgccagagaagcagcacagccacgccacatcccacactgccaagagatgcagatggtggcaatgccg gttcttcttctgcaaacgcccctccactaaggcgcccatcacagggctcggttactgtggctaggaGGCCAAGCaaaagacgccgtcttgaggctgaatccccagcaccagcatcaccaccccaacggcgcatctccgcagtgtcggccctgccaccactagctattttggccagcccacaaagtgaggatccacaatcccctcagttgtctg aaccagccatcatgcccgaggatgcccagcaggaaagtgtaCAGCAGGATGCATACACTCTTCACCTGCAACCCATAGAtgatacccagccaaccacgccgcaggacataccccaaccaccccaaacatcccacagcccccaattgagcacaacaccaggCCAGACaccaatgggccctgagttttggagcggtTGGGCCaaacaacaggcacaaaactatgcgtgccttaacacccacagccaatacctggcatgtctgccccatcatctgcctagactggctcGAAACTCTGGCAGACTTATCGTTCAAGTGGCAAGAATAGCAAAttcaatggaacagatgagggcagacaactgccaAATGCAAGCAAATCTCGTAAGAATCATGGATGAACATCAGCGCCAACAACAATCACTAATTCAGAtcatccaacacaaccaaattatcAATGACAACATATCCCGAAtcatagcaagccacactgcagctaatacgcaactcactgccagcctcaatatactcagccaaagccttaatgttttggcagcacaccaagtcagctctagctcggggacaactacaccaaaccagaccccagttcaatccccagttagacgctccagtcgAACCAGGAGCAACGATCCAGGCCAAtcatcggcacccagcacacacacgaaaaaaaaaaaaaatcttgtctgCAGCTAA